The following proteins are encoded in a genomic region of Buchnera aphidicola (Aphis nerii):
- the folE gene encoding GTP cyclohydrolase I FolE has protein sequence MIKISKEALLVRSALLSKGLENPILKEYNDIKEKERELLIAKYIYKIMCVLNLDVKNDSLKQTPTRISKMYNNEIFSGLDYKNFPKITLIDNIIKSNDMILIRDIILISTCEHHFITIYGKATIAYIPKKKIIGLSKINRIVQFYSKRPQIQERLTKQILVVLQILLETKDVAIIVHMDHFCVKARGVCDVNSVTITSCLEGWFKTKKSVRDEFFLKNNM, from the coding sequence ATGATTAAAATTAGTAAAGAAGCTCTTTTAGTACGTAGTGCTTTATTATCAAAAGGACTAGAAAATCCTATTTTAAAAGAATACAATGATATAAAAGAAAAAGAAAGAGAATTATTAATTGCTAAATATATATATAAAATCATGTGTGTTTTAAATTTAGACGTAAAAAATGATAGTTTAAAACAAACTCCTACTCGAATATCAAAAATGTATAATAATGAAATTTTTTCAGGTTTAGATTATAAAAATTTTCCGAAGATTACTTTAATAGATAATATAATAAAATCTAATGATATGATTCTTATTCGTGATATTATATTAATAAGTACTTGTGAACATCATTTTATCACTATATACGGGAAAGCTACTATTGCATATATTCCTAAAAAAAAAATTATCGGATTATCAAAAATAAATAGAATTGTACAATTTTATTCAAAACGACCACAAATTCAAGAACGTTTGACTAAACAAATCTTAGTAGTCTTACAAATTTTACTTGAAACTAAAGATGTTGCAATTATTGTTCATATGGATCATTTTTGTGTTAAAGCACGTGGTGTATGTGATGTTAATAGTGTTACAATTACTTCATGTTTAGAAGGTTGGTTTAAAACAAAAAAAAGTGTTCGTGATGAATTTTTCTTAAAAAATAATATGTAA
- the glyQ gene encoding glycine--tRNA ligase subunit alpha — translation MQNYQNTFYNLVQTLKKYWKKQECTIFQPLDLPIGAGTFHNVTFFGALGSKPIKAAYIQCCRRPTDGRYGQNPNRLQNYYQFQVIIKPPVENIQNMYLESLNLLKIDEKNNDIRFIEDNWENPTLGAWGIGWEVWLNGMEITQFTYFQQVGAIECNPITIEITYGLERIAMHIQNKSNVYDLTWDSNNFQTITYGDIFKKNEIEQSKYNFEYSNINLLFEYFDKYILEADSLINLKEPLLLVGYEKILQANHIFNLLDSRKAISSSERQNYILKIRKITKNIAKKYLDSIQN, via the coding sequence ATGCAAAATTATCAGAATACTTTTTATAACTTGGTTCAAACGCTGAAAAAATACTGGAAAAAACAAGAATGTACTATTTTTCAACCATTAGATTTACCAATAGGAGCAGGAACATTCCATAATGTAACATTTTTTGGTGCACTTGGAAGTAAACCTATTAAAGCAGCTTATATACAATGTTGTCGACGTCCAACGGACGGTCGATATGGACAAAATCCAAATCGTTTACAAAATTACTACCAATTTCAAGTTATTATTAAACCTCCTGTCGAAAATATTCAAAATATGTATTTAGAATCATTAAACTTACTTAAAATAGATGAAAAAAATAATGATATACGTTTTATAGAAGATAATTGGGAAAATCCAACATTAGGTGCATGGGGTATTGGATGGGAAGTTTGGCTTAATGGAATGGAAATTACCCAATTTACTTACTTTCAACAAGTGGGAGCAATAGAATGTAATCCTATAACTATAGAAATTACCTATGGATTAGAAAGAATAGCAATGCACATCCAAAATAAATCAAATGTATATGATTTAACTTGGGATTCAAACAACTTCCAAACCATTACTTATGGTGATATTTTTAAAAAAAATGAAATAGAACAATCAAAATACAATTTTGAATATTCAAATATTAATTTATTATTTGAATATTTTGATAAATATATATTAGAAGCAGATAGTTTAATAAACTTAAAAGAACCATTACTATTAGTAGGATATGAAAAAATATTACAAGCAAATCATATATTTAACTTATTAGATTCTAGAAAAGCCATATCTTCTAGTGAACGACAAAATTATATTTTAAAGATTCGAAAAATAACTAAAAACATAGCCAAAAAATATTTAGATTCAATACAAAATTAA
- the glyS gene encoding glycine--tRNA ligase subunit beta: MKQTFLVEIGTEELPAKILHNLIILFYENFINELKSCHIKYKKIDYFATPRRLALKILDIDTSEKTKIILKKGPSLKNAFNEDGNPTKFAHSWANHLGIKLNIAKKLKNEKGEWLVYYEKQKQEKIEILLPKMTEKALKKINVKNLMRWDENNSKFFRPIRNILMMLDDRKIDNKIFNINSTNKLHNHLSYKEKKIYLNHVQEYPFILFEHSYIIAEYEARKEKIKKEIKEIAKKMNGYIKINYSLLEEINSIVESPKAFLGTFEIDYIKCIPSEILIYIIEKQQKCFTIYKDEKILPNFIFITNITPKNNSHIIYGYEKVMKSRLSDILFFLKKDNQKKLLDYLPLLKKVLFYKNLGTLYDKTMRLKSLVNIISPNSNKANLTKAAILSKCDLITDMVCEFPDLQGIIGMYYALKNQEKYEIALSIKEQYLPSFSEDTLPSSIIGCILSIADKIDTLCGMFSINQIPLSNKDPFGLRRMTLGIIRIIINKKINLDLNFLIFNSLKIYNKINLDYILISNKIIKFFKLRLLSFYQKKGYNTKVIQSVLFSETTEILDIDQRIMAISDFKKQESSQSTFLIIKRVSNLLKIYNKDLNNIKININLMQKEEEKNLLKSIQKFKNDTKKLFIEKNYKIILSRLKKLENPINNFFNQVQINHDDLKIKNNRLVLLKKLEKIFLKIANFSFLY, encoded by the coding sequence ATGAAACAAACATTTTTAGTTGAAATAGGAACAGAAGAATTACCCGCTAAAATATTACATAACTTGATTATTTTATTTTATGAAAACTTCATTAATGAATTAAAATCATGTCACATCAAATACAAAAAAATTGATTATTTCGCTACTCCTAGAAGATTAGCATTAAAAATTTTAGATATTGATACTTCTGAAAAAACAAAAATAATTCTTAAAAAAGGGCCTTCTTTAAAAAACGCTTTTAATGAAGATGGAAATCCAACAAAATTTGCACATTCTTGGGCTAATCATCTTGGAATTAAATTAAATATAGCAAAAAAATTAAAAAATGAAAAAGGTGAATGGCTTGTATATTATGAAAAACAAAAACAAGAAAAAATTGAAATATTACTTCCTAAAATGACAGAAAAAGCATTAAAAAAAATTAATGTCAAAAATTTAATGCGATGGGATGAAAATAATAGTAAATTCTTTCGTCCTATTCGAAATATTTTAATGATGTTAGATGATAGAAAAATTGACAATAAAATTTTTAATATTAACTCTACAAATAAACTTCACAATCATCTTTCATATAAAGAAAAAAAAATATATCTTAATCATGTTCAAGAATATCCATTTATATTATTTGAGCATAGTTACATAATTGCTGAATATGAGGCACGTAAAGAAAAAATTAAAAAAGAAATAAAAGAAATTGCTAAAAAGATGAATGGATATATTAAAATAAACTATTCACTGCTAGAGGAAATAAATTCAATAGTTGAATCTCCAAAAGCTTTTTTAGGTACTTTTGAAATAGATTATATTAAATGTATACCTAGTGAAATTCTGATTTATATCATAGAAAAACAACAAAAATGTTTTACAATATACAAAGATGAAAAAATTTTACCAAATTTTATTTTTATAACTAATATTACACCAAAAAATAACAGTCATATTATATATGGGTATGAAAAAGTTATGAAATCCAGACTATCTGATATATTGTTTTTTTTAAAAAAAGACAACCAAAAAAAATTATTAGATTATCTGCCATTATTAAAAAAAGTTTTATTTTATAAAAATTTAGGAACATTATATGATAAAACTATGCGATTAAAATCTCTTGTAAACATAATATCCCCAAATAGCAATAAAGCGAACTTAACAAAAGCTGCAATTTTATCAAAATGTGATCTTATTACAGATATGGTGTGCGAATTTCCAGATTTACAAGGAATAATTGGAATGTATTATGCTTTAAAAAATCAAGAAAAATATGAAATTGCTTTATCTATCAAAGAACAATATTTACCGTCTTTTTCTGAAGACACACTCCCATCTAGTATAATTGGATGCATATTATCAATTGCTGATAAAATAGATACTTTATGTGGTATGTTTTCAATTAATCAAATACCATTATCAAATAAAGATCCATTCGGTTTAAGAAGAATGACACTAGGTATAATACGTATTATTATTAATAAAAAAATAAATTTAGATTTAAATTTTTTAATTTTTAATAGTCTTAAAATTTATAATAAAATAAATTTAGATTATATATTAATATCTAATAAGATTATAAAATTTTTTAAATTAAGACTATTATCATTTTATCAAAAAAAGGGATATAATACCAAAGTTATTCAATCAGTGTTATTTTCTGAAACAACAGAAATTTTAGATATAGATCAAAGGATTATGGCAATATCAGATTTTAAAAAACAAGAATCTTCACAATCAACTTTTTTAATAATTAAAAGAGTATCTAATTTATTAAAAATATATAATAAAGATTTAAACAATATTAAAATTAATATTAATTTAATGCAAAAAGAAGAAGAGAAAAACCTACTTAAATCAATACAAAAATTTAAAAATGATACAAAAAAATTATTTATAGAAAAAAATTATAAAATAATTTTATCAAGATTGAAAAAACTTGAAAATCCTATAAATAACTTTTTTAACCAAGTTCAAATAAATCATGACGATCTTAAAATTAAAAACAATAGATTAGTTTTATTAAAAAAACTAGAAAAAATTTTTTTAAAAATAGCAAATTTTTCTTTTTTATATTAA